CAATCTGAATCGGCTCATGAGCCACTCATAATCATTGGCCAACAAATCTTGTTGGTCTCTGAAGACTCGCTCTCTCCTAATTCTTCCATTTGCCACATCCTCCAGCAATGCCAAATACACCATAGTGCATCATAAGACCTACCACGGCAAATCCCTCTTATATACTATTTACAGAGTAGGCAACCTAACAAGCAACATGTGTGATAGCCTAATGATCAATATTGAAAAATGACACAACATGCATGAAAGCCATAAGTGGATAATTAACAAAACTTAGCCTACTGCTTATGTTGCAAAAACATACAATGTATAGCCTATCAATTTGTCTTTATTGCCTTAAATAAGATGTTATTTTtgacaagtgcacaaaattaaggattataaatgttaagtcagtcacgtctttgatgcgcgatgttatgtttgtgttaaacttcgattattgaaccaatttcgggtcgttctccccgtttcctcctgAGGTCGCATTTTCCGCGTTTCCCTTTTTTGTGTGCGTACGCATGGGTCAGAGCTTGCATGGAGGTGCGCACATTTTACCATCAAGTTCACTTTTTATAAATACCGAAGCTTGCGTAGAATGTGGCGTACGCATTCTTTTGTGCATACGCAtcgtttataaatgaggcccctggtgacttgtccaggatgtaccctatctctcacccatagtcagctgggataggctccagcttgcctgtaaccctgcacaggataagtggttatggataatggatggatggaagaacaaAAGAAAAAATGCATTTGTATTAATTATCTGCTGTACATCAGTGTAATATGTTTACCTTTATGGATATAAAGTTATAGGTATGTGAAGGTGAAATATCATTTTATATACATCCAgagaaaaacaagaaacaatTTCATGAATATATTTTAATACCTGTTTAATATAATGCCTTTAAAATATACAGAGTATAGTAtgattttttcattcattcattcattcattaatcttTAATAAGTGCTTTATCTTGATCAGGTTCGCAATCCATCCTGAACCAATgggacacactcattcacactaggGGGCAATTCAGAGTAACAATTCCACCTAGCGACATAACATTTGGTAATGGGAGAAAAACAGAGAGCCCAGAGGAACCTCACATACTGTATACCCAagaagaacatgcacagaaactcctCACAGACACTACCATGAGTTCAGAATTGAACCGGGAACCTAGAGCTGTCAGACGCCAACTTGTATTTCATAGTTTAATTCAGTTTACACCAATAATCCATCACACATTTCTCACCAATTCTGTGGGATATGATTTCCATTAATTACGTTGCATGATCCATCTTATATGctctatgatttttttaaaaataaaaattttaccaCAGCACTAGTTAGTAGTGTTCTACTAGTAATGCTTTAAGAACACATGTAACGGTAAGGATCAGTTTTCATCACCttctactatttttttttcttctttaggctTCTTCAGAATGGATAATATCTCTCCACATGACTCATGTCTTCAATATCTGAAAACAACTAGTATCACTTGATCTCAAGATGCCTTGGCCATGATGAGGATGCTCATGAGAAAGACCATGATGAAAAACACCCACATGAAAAACCTGTCCATTACCTTGGCAACCTTCTTCCACTCTGCTCCTTTGGCCTGGTTTGACCTTTGCTCCCGGAAGCAATTGGCGATGTACTCAATGTTCTGCACCACTTTCTGGTGCTGAGCATATACACAGAAAGCACACTCTTCTGTGCTGGTCTTTTTACTGTAGTCTTCCAGTGTGTACGTTTTGGTGTACTCGTTATTGTGCTGATAGTTGGTGCTATGCTCATAAGTGTACCCATTGAGTTTTTCAGGAATAGAGAGATCACTTTGTCTCAGTTTCTCCTCCCTCAGATTAACTGCATTACCATCTCGCCCAGTGTGGTGTATGTAATTGGGCTGGTGTGTTTTCTGTCTTGATGAGAACTGTGGTGACATATGTGCCATGTGCAGGGCGTTGAAATGGTAGTCATTTGACTGGTGATTTCTGGCATAGTTACAGTCTTTGCCACAGTTATACATGTTATACTGATTAATCGACCCATTCTGTAAGTGACTGCTGTAAAAACTGTTTGAGAAATAGTCATAATTTTCCAGACTAATCAGTGGGTCCTCAACAAAAGGTGAGCTATGTTCACTTTGAGGAGTAGTGCAGTTCTCTCCCACCTCATACACAAAGAAAATCTTCGCCATGTAGTCGATAATTAGAATTTTGGCCCAGTGGGGCACTGGTTTAGCTTCTGCACCACAAAAGTGAATGTTCATGATGAAGATCGTCAATGAGGTGGAGGCTGTAATCATAGTCATTGTTGCTATGTAGTACTTACCTGTAACATAAGAACATGTAGGAAATGAGCATAAGATCATGATAATGGCAGTCTCcagatacaaccccaaatcagaaaaagttgggacggtatagaaaatccaaataaaaaaagaaagcagtgatttctaaattaccttacaggcatttagcagacactcttatccagagcaacatacaacatacccagagtagccaagggagcagctgggggttgggtgccttgctcaagggcacttcagccattcctgctggtccagggaatcaaatcttttggttccaaagctgattttctaacctttaggccatggcttacttTGACttggatttcattgcagacagcatgAACCCAAGATAATTCATGTTTTGTCTGTTCAACTTCATTTCACATGCCGGTTAAAACTTTAGTGTTCAAAAAGGAAGGTTtattgttaactgtgtccagaagcgctgttgacttctctgggctcagaggttgGGATGAACCATTACACTGtgcaaacgtgtattgtggtcagatgaatcagtattccaggtctgttttgtaagaaatggacaccgtgtgctccagaccagagatgaaaaggaccatccagactgttaccaggaacaagtccaaaagccaaggtCTGTTGTGGTATGGAGTTGTGTCagagcccttggcaaaggtacggtaacttacacttctgtgatggagcattaatgcagaaatatacattgagattttggagcaacatatgctgccttcaagctgacatcttttccagggatatttcaacaagacaatgcaaaatcacattctgcacacatctcTGTGGAAGGAGAAGGTGTGTccgctctgtccccaatagagaatgtgtggagaattttgaaatgaaaaatatgacaacaaccCCCCCCGTACTGTTgggcaccttaagacctgtttgcaggaagaatgggacaaaataacatctgaaatgtttcataatttggtgttgtgagaaagaatggcaacattataaattttaatgtcccaacttttttgaaatgtgttacaagaatcaaaatagaaatcagtgtttatttaaaaaaaaaaaaaaaacaataaaattcatgagataaAACCTCATATAATGTGCTGTAGTACTGCTTTGAGTGCaatgcaggtcaaagattatttacaaaccaTTGTTTTCAAGGTTTCAACATACCATCGCAActctttctgatttggggttgtagaattttGGTTCTTAACTACTGTGTGCTCTTACACTTTACGCCACTGATAGAAATCTCCAGTATTCAAAACATTTAATATATAAAACATTTTACATTCCAGGGTCATGCTTTTTAAGTAATTAAATCTGTTTTTAATGTTAAATCTTACATGTTCCATTTATAGATGGATTacaccttaaagctagacggcctttcaagttcataaaatctgtgaaatttagttccatctgaaatttggtcattgtgatatgtttatttctgtaatattgcatgcatgcataaataaataaaaaacaggccattctctgtggctgggaagttatttaatttgaggggattccctagcaaataatgggcATGAAATCTCTCACTTCCtgtagtcaagcagacagaagaaggccatgtgcaggtttaccttcttcttttgggttttatggcagctgtcatccacaatgttgcattactgccatctacaggtttaccttgaccgtgcactgacagttacatcattctgtcgctaaacgaacagctgatcacaccaaggtgctcgctgaccgccaatatttattaatttggtcctgcattttctttccttcacaatataacgtcttttcttctcgctttccattactgtagttggtgtttcacatttcatttgcacactcacatcctccatttttctctcctgtttcaaattgtattccacaatgccttgcgcgaacggggaaagcccaccacgtgatgcatgatgtagtatcttgaattgggtcatggcaaagcaggaaaaaatagctgagaatttagggccacgtgaacctaaattcattaattgttctattaaaaagaaTAACTAATAAAAGTGGAAGTCTGCGATTtgtattcagtagctttcggtccatcaagcaaaaataattgcgtgtcggaaaattctttttatgatctacacttgaaaaatctgaaaggcagtctacctttaaaggaaAATCTTGAATCAGTTAGTGGAGAAACAATGATTACAGATACAGTATATCCAGACAAATGTACTCCAAGGTACAATTAAGCAATTACCATTCTCCCATGTTCTGTGACATATATCAGAATGCTAAACAGGCCCAGTTGACCTTGATTTTGGATCAAGATGGTAAGAAGAAAATATTTTTGGGCTTCAGTCACAAAAAGTGCTCAGCTGGCACAGTAAGAATAGTGACTAAAGTGACGTCTGCATTTAGATCTATGGGGAAAGACAACAGTAGATAGGTATAATACTATATATTACTAGAGGTGTAGAACAGAGATATCAAGCAAAAATGTTGTTGGCATCTACAAATTTCCCTTATAGACATTGAAGACATTTCAACATCATCCATGGCTGGGAGTCCACAAGAACATAACTTGCACTGCTCTTAGGGTAGAAAGGATGGCACTCCTTTCTCCCCTATTGATAAGAGCAATGTTGGCCAAACTAATGGGAAAACAATGTCACTCACCTGATTAAAACAAAAATGTCAAATAAGTGTTGCTAAGaaaatatttaataaaaataaacactcCACCCCAAACTCACCAATGAGTGGCACACTTTCAGATGGAGGCATACTTTCAGCCACCATCATCTGGAAGACAGTGAGGGCTAGAAGTACTGTGACTCCAAGGGAGACCTTCtctccagagtcagctgggaggtAGAAGCCAAGTGGagccaggaaggagattagaaagCAGGGAAGAAGCAGGTTGTAGATATAAAATGAGGAGCGGCGTTTCAGCAGCACTGTGTAGGTGATGTCTGGGTATGGGTCTGAGCAGCAGCCATACATGATTACATTCTTGACAGCTGGCATGCCATGACATTCCCATTCAACATTCTCCACAAAGTCTGAGAGGTCACCACCCTCCATACCAGCCATGTTGATGTCCACCTAGAGTGATTGGGTGAAGAAGAGGAATGATATAGGTGATATGAGATATGCAGATTGTGATAACATGTATACATTCTGTGTGTACTTGTGCAAATAGGTGTGCAGCAATCAAAAGCTTTAACTCTGGCCTCTTTTCAAATTTTCCAttatttcaattttatttgtatagcaattTTAATAatagatattgtcacaaagcagctttacagaaatctgaaAGCAGGTAAGCAAGGTAGAGGCAACACCTTAGCAAGGAAACCCTCCCTGAGATGACAGATGGAAGAAACTTGGAAAAGAATCTGACTTAAAAAGGAACCCATCTTCTAATGGGTGTACTTTGATAGTGGATTCTAAATTATGAAAATATGTAGGTATAAAAGAAAAAGTTGATAATTAAGTGTgatgaaaagattttcaatatgagcatattgtgaataagagtcctgggatgagcataGGACAGTCTAGGATTACAGCAGCAGTTTCTAAGTATAAGTATCGGCATAAGATTATTCACTGAACCAATGGTaggatatatacagtggtgcttgaaagtttgtgaaccctttagaattttctatatttctgcataaatatgacctaaattttaggtcatatttatgcagaaatatagaaaattctaaagggttcacaaactttcaagcaccactgtatgtaaatgCTTCAAATATAAAATTTTCATGTTCGTTTTTAGATATTCAGGTGCTGTTTATGGAAACAGACATACTGAACACTGTATACGCTTCCTTATGTGACAGGCACTAAAACGTttcatatttacaaaaaaatggGTAATTCTTTATTGTATTATTTAATGCTTCATGTTATCAAAATTAATGTCtacagtacaagtcaaaagtttggacacacctactaatTACTGTCTTAAagaaatgatggatgttgtttctctttacttaattgagcaATTTTTGACATAATGTAGATTACTGTTGTGggatagggttatttactgtattttacttACTATTTCCTGTTTGATGATCTCACCTGTTtagcacataattccatatatgttccatatgttgtttcatagtttgaatgtcttcattattgttctacaatgtaaaaaatagtcaaaatgcagaaaaaaactatgaatgaataggtgtgtccaaacttttgactggtactgtatgtttgtAGTGTGTATTTATGCAGAGATTTGTTGGCTTGTTTTCTGTTACATATCACCTGGTTGCCATTGTAGGTCCAGGAGCCAAAAGTAAGGTTGCATTGCTGGCTGTCAAAGGGAAAGTAGGAGACATCCACCACACACGTGCTCTTTGTGATTGCAGGagcatcccatgtgatctcacccGTGTACCGTAACACAACGTTCGTGTCAGGAGGACCTGATGAGTCTTCTTCATCAGCACTTAAAGAGGGAGCATGAAAGCAAGGCCAACATTTTGCATgtacagctgtggtcagaagtttacagtaccagtcaaaagtttggacacctcttctaattcagtggggttttttgtgtgtttttttaaaattcattagAAGACACTGTGTCTTAAAttaacgatggatgtcgtttctcttaacttttgacgaggcacacctgttaattgaaaagcattccaggtgactcccttatgaagctggttaagagaatgccaatagtgtgcaaagcatcatcaaggtaaatggtggctactttgaaaaatctaaaataagaaatgttttgttttttaacactttatcacataatagttttgatgtcttcagtattgttcgacaa
This Neoarius graeffei isolate fNeoGra1 chromosome 3, fNeoGra1.pri, whole genome shotgun sequence DNA region includes the following protein-coding sequences:
- the chrna9a gene encoding neuronal acetylcholine receptor subunit alpha-9, producing the protein MGSKSRTVSDGFEVVKHKALKGFHNHRSQGDGSVVVLSAQGHYAQKLLNNLMENYSKALRPVEDTDKALNVTLQITLSQIKDMDERNQVLTTYLWVRQIWHDAYLRWDKDEYDGLEVIRIPGDLVWRPDIVLYNNADEEDSSGPPDTNVVLRYTGEITWDAPAITKSTCVVDVSYFPFDSQQCNLTFGSWTYNGNQVDINMAGMEGGDLSDFVENVEWECHGMPAVKNVIMYGCCSDPYPDITYTVLLKRRSSFYIYNLLLPCFLISFLAPLGFYLPADSGEKVSLGVTVLLALTVFQMMVAESMPPSESVPLIGKYYIATMTMITASTSLTIFIMNIHFCGAEAKPVPHWAKILIIDYMAKIFFVYEVGENCTTPQSEHSSPFVEDPLISLENYDYFSNSFYSSHLQNGSINQYNMYNCGKDCNYARNHQSNDYHFNALHMAHMSPQFSSRQKTHQPNYIHHTGRDGNAVNLREEKLRQSDLSIPEKLNGYTYEHSTNYQHNNEYTKTYTLEDYSKKTSTEECAFCVYAQHQKVVQNIEYIANCFREQRSNQAKGAEWKKVAKVMDRFFMWVFFIMVFLMSILIMAKAS